TTTTCTAAAGATGGCAAGTGGTGGATCCTTTGCCGCTTCAGCTACAGCCAGCGCCTCGTCATTAGTAACTTTACAAAATGCGCTTACACAAAAGTATCTCATGGGTGCGGAAAAAACTCGTGGTCTACAAAGACTCTGCTTTGAGGTTGGAACGATAGCCAGTGGTGACAGTATTTCAGTGCCTCTAGATTTAACCGAAGGGGATGTCGAGAACGCCATCATTTATGTGGGTTGGTCGGATCCCTCAAATTCTTTAGGGGTGGATGTTTTTGATCCGAGTTCCACTGATATAGCTGTCTTTTCAGACAAGCGTTTGGATAATGCTCATGTGATATATGTCATTGATCCTGGTGTGATGCTTGCCAAAGGTCAGTATGATTTTCAGTTGCAAAGTCCATTTGCAAATACCGTGGAATATTTTGTTGGGATCTCGGGTATTCCTGGCTCTGGCTTAGAAACGCAACTTACCCTTTCACAAATTCGACTCGGTGGTGGCAATAATGAGTTAGAGAGTCAATATGAACGCTTTGAGAAGTGTCTGCCCGTAGATATACGCACAACACTCGTTGATAATCTCGGTCCTGTTTTGGATGCTGTTGTCGATATGACAGTGATTCTACCTGATGGAACCGAAGTCTGTGGTCCTCTACAGCTCCTTGATGATGGAGGTAGCTACGATGGGCCAGCTGATGATGGAATATACGGGCATCGTTTCCGCAGAACGCTCCAAGCAAGCCCAAGACCACTAAATAACCAGATAGATCCTGCAGGTGGCATACCTGGTACCTATCGTGTGACGGTGACTGCGGTTGGTAAAGGAAATGATGGAACCGAATTTAATAGAACCTTAGAGGCCAGTTTTCAAGTATATGAGAGACGTGACGGACCTTTGGACAGAGATGGAGATGGTCTGCCTGATCAATATGAAAAATTATACAATTTCATTAATGGTGTGGATGACTCCGTCCTCGATCCAGATGAGGATGGCTTAACTACTGGCTTAGAGCACAAGCTAGGAACGCATCCGCTTGATCCTGACACAGATGGCGGGGGAGAATCTGATGGCTCTGAAGTAGAAAGCAACCTATGTCCTTTACAACCAGATGATGATCGTTTACCAGCTCCCACGGATGTCTCTATTATTACTACTTCAGATGTGGATGCTCATGGAGGCGGTTCCAACTTAATACCGGATAATCTCCTCCTGCAATTCCCCGATCACATCTCTTACACACAAATGGAGATTTACCGCTCGACAAATCCGAGTAACGTTACGAGTAATCTAGTTGGAGTGATTGATCTAGATGGAGTGGTTACCAACTCGGTTCACGATGGACCGCTTGTTGATGGCAAGACCTATTACTATAAGATGAGAGCGCGTGGTTTGGGGGGAGCAGCAACTCCCTTTTCTCGTTTGCTTTCAGCAGTGGCTAAATCGGATCCTGTGGCACCGACAGGGAATATTATCATTAACTGTAATGCCCCGTACACATCTTCAACTCAAGTGCAGATTCGCTTAAGTTACACAGTGGACGCAGTGGAGTTTCGCTTGAGTAATGACGTTGTTCCCACAGGCCTATTCTCACCAATACCAGCTAACGACGTAGTAGCTCCTTACAATCTACCAGGAACACTTATGAACGGAGATCTCGGAAAAATCTTTGTCCAATATAGAGATGCCAACGGTAACGTTTCTGTTCCAACATCTACGACAATACTATACAGAACAGACTTAGACTTCGATAACGATGGAGTTCTAGATCTCGCGGATGTGGATGATGATAATGACGGAATAGAGGATTCTGATGAGATTAAAAGCACCTTTACCAACCCATTGAATGCCGATTCCGATGGCGATGGCTTTGGTGACAAATGCGAGATTATTCTTGGTAGTGATGCAAAGGATGCTCTGAGTCTACCTGCCTTAGATCCGGCAAAGATATTTATAGGGCCAACCGATGTAGATATTGTTTTCCCTACTAAGCCAGGAATTGAGTACCAAGTAGAAGCTTCTCCAACACCATTTGGACCATGGACACCAGTCGGCCCTGTCATCTTTGGTGATGGTAATGATCAGGGCATTTCTGAGCCCTGGGCTCCTTACAGCGTTCGATTTTTCCGCTACGTGACAGTTAACTGTCCATAAGGAAATCGAGTCTCCAAAATGCTCGAGTCTTAGACTTCTAAGCTCGAGCTAATGATTTAACTTCTATGACATAATCCGGATTAAAATGGAACATCCATTTTTGTCGTCCATCAGTTTAACCGGTGTGTCCAGGGGATCCAAGTATTCATGGATTGTTCCGCCGGATTGATCACCTGATAGGAACACTGATTCAAGCACCATGCGACTATACAGATCTCTTGAGGTTTTCACCCGTGAAAACAGAAGAGTACAGATTAGATAAGGCACTGTTGCCTGCTAATGAGAAAATGCACTAACTCAGAATTATCAGAGTTTTCTTGATCACCACTCAATGATAGCCGAGCCCCATGTAAGGCCCCCTCCAAAAGCGACAAGCAGAATCTTGTCACCGCGTTCGAGAGGGTAATAGTCTTTTGCTTCATGCAAAGCTACAGGGATACAGGCTGCAGAAATATTTCCATAGCGTTGCACGTTAATAAAGCGTTTCTCCTTGGGGACCTTTAAACGGTCCGAGAGAGCATTGATAATGCGAATGTTTGCCTGATGGCTAATGACGCATTTGATATCGTCAACGGTGCAGCCTGCTTCTTTCATGGTGCGTGTAGCAGAATGATACATGGCAATAACTGCTTTTTTAAAGACTTCTTGACCGCTCATGACCATGCCTTCCCGAGGCAGTGTTTCTACGTCACAGCCAAAGTAAACATCCTTGCGCCCGTTATTTAGGTAAAGAACATCACCAGCACGGCCGTCGGCTCCTAGGTGGTGAGCAATTAAGTTACTGCGCTTATCCTCGGTAGGCCGGATGATGACAGCTCCAGCTCCATCTCCAAAAAGAACACAGGTGTTTCTGTCGGACCAATCAATGTAGGCTGAAATGCGTTCTGCACCAATGAGCAGAATATTTTTATATTTACCGGTAGCGATAAAGCCACTAACCATAACCAACCCATAAATAAATCCTGTGCAAGCGGCCTGAAGGTCCATGGCACAAGCATGAGTGGCTGCAATCCTTTGTTGGATAGAACAAGCTACAGAAGGAAATATAGCATCGGGACTAATAGTCGCAACAAGGATGAGATCAATATCCTTAGGTGAAAGTTCGGCGTTTTTCATAGCCATCTTAGCAGCTTCAGCTCCGAGATCTGCAGTTAACTCCCCGGGGGCAGAAATTCTTCTCTCTTTAATACCCGTGCGGGTAGTGATCCA
The nucleotide sequence above comes from Verrucomicrobiota bacterium. Encoded proteins:
- a CDS encoding beta-ketoacyl-ACP synthase III, with the protein product MEKVNAVPGMQIASTGIYLPKKVLANDELEKMVDTSDEWITTRTGIKERRISAPGELTADLGAEAAKMAMKNAELSPKDIDLILVATISPDAIFPSVACSIQQRIAATHACAMDLQAACTGFIYGLVMVSGFIATGKYKNILLIGAERISAYIDWSDRNTCVLFGDGAGAVIIRPTEDKRSNLIAHHLGADGRAGDVLYLNNGRKDVYFGCDVETLPREGMVMSGQEVFKKAVIAMYHSATRTMKEAGCTVDDIKCVISHQANIRIINALSDRLKVPKEKRFINVQRYGNISAACIPVALHEAKDYYPLERGDKILLVAFGGGLTWGSAIIEW